A DNA window from Hoplias malabaricus isolate fHopMal1 chromosome 5, fHopMal1.hap1, whole genome shotgun sequence contains the following coding sequences:
- the LOC136697523 gene encoding histone H3: protein MARTKQTARKSTGGKAPRKQLATKAARKSAPATGGVKKPHRYRPGTVALREIRRYQKSTELLIRKLPFQRLVREIAQDFKTDLRFQSSAVMALQEASEAYLVGLFEDTNLCAIHAKRVTIMPKDIQLARRIRGERA, encoded by the coding sequence ATGGCAAGAACTAAGCAGACCGCCCGTAAATCCACCGGTGGCAAAGCCCCGAGGAAACAGCTGGCCACTAAGGCCGCTCGAAAGAGCGCACCGGCTACAGGTGGCGTGAAGAAGCCTCATCGTTACAGGCCCGGCACTGTAGCTCTCCGAGAGATCCGCCGTTACCAGAAATCAACCGAGCTTCTCATCCGTAAGCTGCCCTTCCAGCGCCTGGTACGTGAGATCGCTCAGGACTTTAAAACTGACCTCCGCTTCCAGAGCTCCGCCGTCATGGCTCTCCAGGAGGCCAGCGAAGCTTATTTGGTTGGTCTGTTCGAGGATACCAACCTGTGCGCTATCCACGCCAAGAGAGTCACCATCATGCCTAAAGATATCCAGCTGGCCCGCCGTATCCGCGGAGAGCGCGCATAA